In Microvirga sp. 17 mud 1-3, the genomic window AGAGAATCAGGATCGGCGTCTTGACCTTCGCGACGCGCAGGGTGCGCAGGACCTCGTAACCCGACATGTCGGGAAGGTTCAGATCGAGAAGGATGATGTCGTAGTCGTAGAGCTTGCCGAGGTCGACGCCTTCCTCGCCGAGATCCGTCGCATAGACGTTGAAATTCTCGGACTTCAGCATCAGCTCGATGCTCTGCGCAGTTGCGCTGTCGTCTTCGATGAGAAGTACGCGCATGTTTATTCCCCAGCCCTTGCCCTTGGGCCACCGAACAGCGGATGGCTGTCCATCTGCCACAGGGCCTGTGGCGGATGCCCTCTTGAACTGATTCGAAACGCTAGTTCAGAATGGTTAACAAACCCTGATTCAGACATGCAAGCGCTTAACGACTTCGGCGTGCCCGCCCGTCGTCCCAGACCTCCGTCCTGTGGATTATGCCCTGCCATTCTGACCCGCGTTGCAAATTGAAACTCTTTGCTTTCCGGGATTTTTCATCCCGGCCCAACGACATCCGCAAGGAATGCCGCCGTGACGGATCCAGTGTTAACGCGTTCGGTAAACGAAAGGTTGATGGTCCCCGCCTGTGGATAGGTCTCTGCAAAGGTGACGTATGGCACCGCAACCTTTCGCGGGGATTTCCTCGGCGGCGGTAAGGAAAGCTCAACTTCCGTGCTCGATGGTAAACGTGTCCGGCGGATAACTGAGCGATCCACCCGGGCACGTGAAACAGCGACGTGTGGAGTTGAATCAAGATGAAGTCGCGGGATACGCTCATCCGCCTCAAGCGCTTTCAGGTCGACGAGAAACGTCGGAAGGTTGCGCAGATCGAGATGATGATCGCAGAGTTCGACCGCATGGCGGCCGATCTCGATCGTGAGATCGCGGTGGAGGAGCAGAAGGCCGGGATCTCCGATCCGAACCACTTCGCCTATCCGACCTATGCCCGCGCAGCGGCGCAGCGGCGCGATAATCTCCGCCAGTCGGTTGAAAACCTGCATGCCCAGCTCGACGACGCCAAGGCGGAGCTCGGGGAGGCTTTCGAGAGCCTGAAGCGCGCCGAGAGCCTCGAGGATCGCGAGCGCGGCGATCCGTCCCGCGAGGCCGTCGTGGTCCAGGCCACGCAGTCGCGGGCCATGCGTGCCTCTGCGTAAGCCGGGGCCGCGTTAAACGTTTCGCAAAGGCGCGCTGAGAGGCGCGCCTTTCGCATTTCAATCAGCGTGAGCCCAGAAGCGGTACGTGCGGGCCCGCCTCGAGCGGAAGATGGCCTGCGAGCCGCGGGTCATCCACCACCTCGATCGCTCTCTTGTAGGGCTCGAACCCAGCCCGCCGGTAGAAGCCCAGGGCATCCGGGTGGTCGAGCGAGCAGGTATGGACGAAGAACCATCCGATGGGCTTCTCGAAGGCCCGGCGGATCGCCTCCTGGATGAGGAAGCGCCCCGCGCCCCGGCCGATGGTCCCGGGCACCAGGCCCAGAAAGGCAAGCTCGGCTTCTCCTTCCGGGCGGAAATCCAGTTCGAGCAGGCCGATATCGGTCGAGCCGTCCCGCAGGACATAAATCTCAACCCGCGGGTCGGTGAGGATCGCCTCCAGCTCCGTATCGGGCATGGCGGCGCGGCTGAACCAGAGCCAGGGCTCTCCGATGCGCCGGAAGAGGTCGCGGTAGCGCGCGGTTTCGCCCCTCGATCTCTCAAGGGACAGGCCGTCCGGGATCGCGGGGGCGAGGGCAGGAGAGGGCCGGCCCATGTGCAGATAAGTCACGATGGCCGCGATCTTCCCTTCAGGAAGATCGGTATATCCGTTGAGATTCAGCGCGGCCGAAGGGGTGCTGGCCATCGAGGACGGTCTCCTGGCACGGGGGCTATGGACGCCTGATGTCTCACGGGAATGGCCGGAGAGCAACGGGCGGGAGGGCGCCCGCAGGACGACGGGTTACCGGCTCATTACGTAGGGGAAGGCGGGTGCGGAAAACCTATCCCGATCGGCTTGCGAAAATTGCTCCGATCCCGCTTGCCCGCGACCGACTTCCCCCTTGCGGTGCAAGGGCTTGTAGGGCACACAGGGGCAAGTGCTGAGGAGCCGCCCGCGTCGATGAAAAATGTGCGTGAGTTCATCTGGCCCGTGATCGGGCTGCTGGCGGTCTGCGTTTCCGGATGGCTTCTCTATCGTGAACTCCGCGGCCTTTCCCTCGACGACGTGTGGGAAAGCCTCAAGGCGGTGCCGTCCCATCGCTACCTGCTGGCCGGCCTGTCCACTCTCGTGGCCTATGGCGCGCTGGCTTGGTACGACCGGATCGCGCTTCTGCATCTCGGTGTCCGGCACATTTCCTGGCTGTTCGTGTCCGTCACGTCGTTCACAACCTATGCCCTGTCCCACAATATCGGCGCCTCCGTCTTCTCCGGGGCGGTCGTTCGCTACCGGGCCTATTCGTCGAAGGGGCTGAGCGCCTCCCAGATCGCCGTTCTGGTGGCGTTGTGCTCCTTCACGTTCGGGCTGGGCACCATTCTGCTCGGCGGGGTGGTGCTGACCCTCGATCCCACCCTCCTGCATCGCCTTGAGAACGTGCTTCCTAGCGTCCTGACCAATCCGGCCACGGCGCGGATCGTCGGCTTTATCCTGCTTGGCCTGGTCGTCCTCTATGTCGCCGGGTCCATTCTTCACCTCCCGCCTATGGTCATCCGTAAGGCCAAGTTCGAATATCCTCGCCCGGCGATCCTGTGGCGTCAGCTGATGGCAGCGCCATTGGAGCTGCTCGGCGCGGCCGGCATCATCTATTTCGTGCTTCCGTCCCATCTCGAGCCCAGCTTCGTCATCGTCCTGGCGGTTTTCCTTGCGTCCTTCTCGGCGGCCCTCATCAGCCATGCTCCAGGGGGCCTCGGGGTCTTCGAGATCGTCTTCGTGACGGCCATGCCGGACATTCCCAAGCCCGACGTTCTGGCGGCGCTGATCGTGTTTCGGGTCTTTTACCTCCTGATCCCGTTTGCGCTCTCGCTGATCGTCGTCCTCATGTTCGAGCGCGCCCGCCTGGCCCAGGCTTGGCGTGGGCGCGGCAGGTCCGACGACCGGCCCCCGCTACCCCCTTCGCCCTTGGTCTGATGCCCAGGCCGGTCTCCTGGCGCCGCCTCGGCTTTGGCCTCTCGACCCTGCTCGGGGGCAGGGCGCGTGGTTTCTTCATTCCCTACCGCTATGCCGAGAGCGTCGAGGCCGCCGGGTATCCGGCCCTCCTTCCGCTCTTCGATGAGGCGAGGCCCCGGTTCTCGACGCTTCTCGATGCGATGGAGGCCTGCTCGGCGAATCTGCGCCTGATTGCCCGTGGCCAGGGCCCGGCCCGTTTCGATCAGGACTGGTTCCCTCGTCTCGATGCCGCGGCCGCTTATGCGATGGTGCGGACCCACGCTCCGAAACGGATCGTCGAGATCGGATCCGGGCACTCCACCCGGTTCATGGCGCAGGCCGTTCGGGACGGCGGCCTGCCGACGCGGATCACATGCATCGATCCCGCCCCGCGGGCTTCCCTGGCCCAGCTCGACGTTGCCCACAATGCGGTGCTGCTGCGCGATGCGGATCCACGCCTGTTCGAGTCCCTGGCGGCCGGCGATGTCCTGTTCGTCGATTCCAGCCATATCGCGATGCCCGGAACCGACGTGGACCGGCTTTTCCTGGACGTGCTGCCGCGCCTCGCCGGCGGAACCTTGATCCATGTCCACGACATCGTCCTGCCGGATGCCTACCCGCAGGTCTGGGAATGGCGAGGATATAACGAGCAGATGCTCGTGGGGGCCCTCGTGCAGGGAGGCGCTTATGAGCTTCTCTTCGCGAGCCACTTCGTCGCGCAGGCCATGCTGGGCGAGCGCCCCAAGGGTATTCTCGCGGAGCTCCCGCTGCCGCCGGGCGCCCACGAGACCAGCCTCTGGCTGCGCAAGCGCTGACGCGGCCGAACCTCAGCAGGCCATGCCGCCCCGTGCCTGACCCGGCTCGGGCACCGAGAAACCGGCCTCGGCATATTCGTTCAGCTTGTTGCGCAGGGTCCGGATGGAGATTCCCAGGATCTTCGCCGCATGGGTACGGTTGCCCCGGCAATAATCAAGCGTGTCGAGGATGAGGTGCCGCTCCACGTCCGCGACGGTCTGGCCGATCCGAATGACCCGCGTGGCCCCAGGATCCCCGTTGCGCAGGGCCGGATCCGTATAGGCGGCCGAGGAAGGGGCGGGCGGGTGCGGGAAGTCGTAGGCTTGCGACACGTAGCGGACCTGTCCATGCAAGGGGGCTGCAGGACAATTGTCCGAGGATGGTTAGCAATGTCTTAACGGCAAAGCTTCATGCTCCCAGCAGGCGCGGGAAGGGCGCGGTCCTGCGGGAGCCGCGCCCTTGAAAGGGAGATCTGCCGGGACTTACTGGCGGTAATGCTGGATACGCGTCGTGCGCAGGCCCGCGAGACCGTGCTGGTCGATGGAGAGTTGCCAGCTGAGGAACTCCTCGGTCGTCAGGGTATACCGCTGGCAGGCCTCCTCGAGGCTGAGGAGGCCGCCGCGAACGGCGGCGACGACTTCCGCCTTGCGGCGGATGACCCAGCGGCGGGTGCTGGAGGGCGGAAGGTCGGCAATCGTCAGGGGACTGCCGTCGGGCCCGATGACATACTTGACCCTCGGGCGGTGGGGTTCGGTCATGATACGCTCACACAAAAATATTCAACGACCTTGATGAGCGTGACGTTATGCGACGCCGATTAATGTTTTCCTAAGCGCGCACAGGGGCATGAGGGCGCCGGGATGCCCTCCTTCGAAGGTAGGGGCGTGACGTTTGGAGCCCGCAGGCGCTCTGGAAGATCGGCCCTGCAATCGCTATAGAGGAGCTTTGGCCCCTCCGTGCGCCGCCTTGAACGGCGCCTCGGGATGGAACGATGCTCAATTCTCTCGATCTTCCCCGCGAGCCGTCGAAGACGCGCGTCGTGGTCGCCATGTCCGGAGGCGTGGATTCCTCCGTCGTCGCTGCCCTCCTCAAGCGGGAGGGCTACGATGTGCTGGGCATCACGCTCCAGCTCTACGACCATGGGGCGGCCGCCCACCGTAAGGGAGCGTGCTGCGCGGGCCAGGACATCTATGATGCCCGCCGTGTGGCCGAGGCCATCGGCATTCCCCACTACGTGCTGGATTACGAGGCCCGCTTCCGCGAGGCGGTGATCGACCGTTTCACCCAGAGCTATCTGGCGGGCGAAACCCCGATCCCCTGTGTGGAATGCAACCGCTCGATCAAGTTCCGCGACCTCCTGGAGACCGCCCGGGAACTCGGGGCGGACATCCTGGCGACCGGGCATTACGTGGCGAGCCGGGCCCTTCCGGACGGGCGCCGCGCCCTTCACCGTGCGGCCGACCCGGAGCGTGACCAGAGTTATTTCCTCTATGCCACGACGCCAGAACAGCTGAGCATGCTGCGCTTTCCCTTAGGCGAACTGCCCAAGGATCAGACCCGGGCGCTGGCCCGAGAGTTCGGTCTTGCAGTCGCCGCGAAGGCGGACAGCCAGGACATCTGCTTCGTGACCCAGGGGCGCTACAGCGACGTGATCGAGCGGCTGAAGCCCGGCGCCGTGCAGGGCGGTGAGATCGTCCATGTGGACGGGCGCGTCCTCGGCCGGCACGACGGGATCATCCATTACACCGTGGGGCAGCGCAAAGGCCTCGGCATCTCGACCGGCGAGCCCCTCTATGTGGTGCGCCTCGAGGCCAAGGAAGCCCGGGTGGTGGTGGGCCCGCGGGAGGCCCTGGCGACCCGCCTGATCCGCATCGCGGATGTGAACTGGCTCGGGGACGGGCCCCTGGACGGCCTGGGCGAGAAGGGCATGGACGTGGCCGTGCGCGTGCGTTCCACCCGCGAGCCGCGCCCCGCCATCCTGCGGACCGACGGAACCGGGGCTATTGTCGAGCTGTTATCGGCGGAAGATGGGGTGTCTCCCGGTCAAGCTTGTGTCATCTA contains:
- a CDS encoding lysylphosphatidylglycerol synthase domain-containing protein — encoded protein: MKNVREFIWPVIGLLAVCVSGWLLYRELRGLSLDDVWESLKAVPSHRYLLAGLSTLVAYGALAWYDRIALLHLGVRHISWLFVSVTSFTTYALSHNIGASVFSGAVVRYRAYSSKGLSASQIAVLVALCSFTFGLGTILLGGVVLTLDPTLLHRLENVLPSVLTNPATARIVGFILLGLVVLYVAGSILHLPPMVIRKAKFEYPRPAILWRQLMAAPLELLGAAGIIYFVLPSHLEPSFVIVLAVFLASFSAALISHAPGGLGVFEIVFVTAMPDIPKPDVLAALIVFRVFYLLIPFALSLIVVLMFERARLAQAWRGRGRSDDRPPLPPSPLV
- a CDS encoding DUF1153 domain-containing protein, with the translated sequence MTEPHRPRVKYVIGPDGSPLTIADLPPSSTRRWVIRRKAEVVAAVRGGLLSLEEACQRYTLTTEEFLSWQLSIDQHGLAGLRTTRIQHYRQ
- the mnmA gene encoding tRNA 2-thiouridine(34) synthase MnmA, whose amino-acid sequence is MLNSLDLPREPSKTRVVVAMSGGVDSSVVAALLKREGYDVLGITLQLYDHGAAAHRKGACCAGQDIYDARRVAEAIGIPHYVLDYEARFREAVIDRFTQSYLAGETPIPCVECNRSIKFRDLLETARELGADILATGHYVASRALPDGRRALHRAADPERDQSYFLYATTPEQLSMLRFPLGELPKDQTRALAREFGLAVAAKADSQDICFVTQGRYSDVIERLKPGAVQGGEIVHVDGRVLGRHDGIIHYTVGQRKGLGISTGEPLYVVRLEAKEARVVVGPREALATRLIRIADVNWLGDGPLDGLGEKGMDVAVRVRSTREPRPAILRTDGTGAIVELLSAEDGVSPGQACVIYESDAPRARVLGGGTIARTTAEVASAAA
- the fliJ gene encoding flagellar export protein FliJ yields the protein MKSRDTLIRLKRFQVDEKRRKVAQIEMMIAEFDRMAADLDREIAVEEQKAGISDPNHFAYPTYARAAAQRRDNLRQSVENLHAQLDDAKAELGEAFESLKRAESLEDRERGDPSREAVVVQATQSRAMRASA
- a CDS encoding GNAT family N-acetyltransferase — encoded protein: MASTPSAALNLNGYTDLPEGKIAAIVTYLHMGRPSPALAPAIPDGLSLERSRGETARYRDLFRRIGEPWLWFSRAAMPDTELEAILTDPRVEIYVLRDGSTDIGLLELDFRPEGEAELAFLGLVPGTIGRGAGRFLIQEAIRRAFEKPIGWFFVHTCSLDHPDALGFYRRAGFEPYKRAIEVVDDPRLAGHLPLEAGPHVPLLGSR
- a CDS encoding class I SAM-dependent methyltransferase, whose product is MPRPVSWRRLGFGLSTLLGGRARGFFIPYRYAESVEAAGYPALLPLFDEARPRFSTLLDAMEACSANLRLIARGQGPARFDQDWFPRLDAAAAYAMVRTHAPKRIVEIGSGHSTRFMAQAVRDGGLPTRITCIDPAPRASLAQLDVAHNAVLLRDADPRLFESLAAGDVLFVDSSHIAMPGTDVDRLFLDVLPRLAGGTLIHVHDIVLPDAYPQVWEWRGYNEQMLVGALVQGGAYELLFASHFVAQAMLGERPKGILAELPLPPGAHETSLWLRKR